The genomic DNA GACAGTGAACCAGCCCGTTGTTGCAGCTCTTCAGTGAAGACCTTGAGGTTCCCGGCGAACTGCCGCAGGTGGTCGGGATTAACGATTGCTTGGGACATGATCGGTCGTCTCCTGTTCGTGAAAATCAGCAGCCCCCTTGGCTTCCAGTCGGGCCAAGGCTTGGGTCGCAACGAGATCGTTGGGGTTCAATTGAAGGATACCACGCAGGTAACGTTTGCAAGTGGCGCGAAGGCCCAGTCGCGAGGCGAGATCGGCGGCATGACGCAACGCCGCCAGCTTGACACTTGGTAGCGGTTGCAACGAGCGCCGCAAGGCCGCCCCCCGAAACGCGGTCAGCGCCGCTAGCGGTTCGTTGATTGCCTGCAAGCACATGCCGCGAACCAAAAACGCCTTACTGCACTCTTGAGGATCTTCCAACGCCGGTTCCAACGCGGCGATCGCCTCGTTAAATTTCCCCATCTCATACATCGCTTCGGCCATCACGATGCACAGGTTGGTCTGGCTAGGATCGCGCAGCAGCCGCTTGCGACAGACTTCGGCGCGACGTATCGCCCACTCGTGCTGTGCCCGCTCCAGATCGCTGGTCACATCGGGCGTCGGATGTTGATTGTGCAACCCCTTGAGCTCTTTTAGACGCTGCAGGCTGCGCGCCAATTCCGCCTCTTCCAGTTCCCAAAGCACATCGGGATCATCACTGGCAACTCGCACCGCTTTTTCGAGCACCTTCTGCGCTTCGGCCGGCTTATCGATCGCCCGGTGGATTCGCGCCAATTCCAGATAAGGCGCGACGTCGGCCGGAGCATCGCGAATGCTCATCTCCAGTGCCTGACGTCGCTGCACCGAAGTGTCGAAATCCGTGGATCCGGAATCGTCCGTCGACATGTGTAAACTTTCCTGTTGCTGGCGAAGAGAGCGGCCCGACGCGCGGGACACCATTGTATCATACCCTCGTCCGCCCCGATGTGTTGCCCTCCGCATGCGTTCACACTCGGCCCCCTTGCGGCGATGCAAACGGAAGCGGACCTCTAACGCAGAGCCAAGTTCGACCGGGTTCTACGTTCCAGTGGACATTCGATCGGTTGAATCAACGGTTGCGTTGATCGAAAGCGGCCATGTACGCAGGGACCAAGATCGTGCGTACATAAAAGGTATCGACCAATACCCCCAGCCCCAACGCAAAGCCGAGTTCAACGACGCCGCGAAGCATGATCGGCGGTTGGTCTTGCGCTTGGCCGATTCCGACCCATTGCATCAATTCCGGGGCCCACGCCGACGCGGTCATTGCAAAAAACGTCCCTGCCATCACGACGCCACAACTGGTGATGATGCCGCCGGTCCGAATGATCGCTCTTCGCAAACCCGCCAACCGCCCGCCTCGCTTCTGTTCTTCCAACACGCGAGTTACCAGGTAGACGTTGTAGTCTTGCCCGACAGCCACCAGGATGACAAACAAAAACAGCGGCAGCTTCCAGTCCAAACCGACGAATTGATCGCCGTAGACAGTGCGAAAAAATGCGATCGTCAAGCCGAGCGTAGCATAGTAGCTCAGCAGGACGGTGGCGATCAAATAGAGGCTCAGCCCAAACCGCCAGACGACCATCAGCAAGATCATCAGCACCGCGCCGACGACAAAAAACTTGATCCGCATCGTGTCGCGTGTGGTCACATGTTTCAAGTCTTCCATCGACATCGCCGTTCCGGTGACCTGCAATTCGCAATCGCTAACCGGCGATGCAATGAAGCGTGTCTTGACGTCTGGCATCGGGTCGATCCCGAGTTCGGCGTCTCCATTGCGAAGCGCCTCTTTCAAACGATTCGCAAACGGAACCAGGCCATCGCCGCGGTTCATCGTCACCAACACCTCGCCGCGGCCGGCGACTTCGGCACCTTCGTCGTAATCGAACCAAGCCATCCCCGACGTGCTCAGCTGCCAATCGACCGACTTCACCCCCTCAAGCGCCTGCTTCGGCGGCGGGATCGTTTTTTCGAGTCGCACGATCGCATCTTGAATTTGACCAATCGCCAGGTCGGTCGCTTCCATACCGCCGATCTCAGGCGTCACCACGATCAGAAACTGGCTCATCAAATCATCGACGCGTTCGACCACCCGGTCCAACACCGCGGCCGCCGCGTCGCCAAACGGCTCTTCGTCGACCAACACGTCCAAGCGGATCAAACGGTTCGCGTACGAAGCTTCGTCGCTGGTAAAATAACGCCGGCTCACGCGATGCTGCTTCAACACCCAACCGACCAACGATTCGATCGCAAACACACTCTTCCGTTTTCCCGGCGGGTTGTCCCCCAACGGATCTTCCAAGTACCGGATCCCGCGCACGCCTTCGACCTGATAGATCGCCGATACCAAATCGCGCAACGACGCACGGCTGACTTCCGGATCGACCGGATGTTCATGCAGTAACAACAGCACGATCGGATTCGATTCCCCCAACGAATACGAATGCGACAACGTTTGCACGCCCTGGCGGCTGCGCGCTTCGGCATTTAATTGCGTCGTCACGTCGTAACTGACATCGCCTTCGTGCTGGAATCCATAGATTGCTGGAATGGTCAATAGACCGATCCCGCCGACCAACATCCACTTGGGACGCTGCGTTACAACCAACGCGATGAACCGCCAGAAGACGGCTTGTTGTTCACTGCGTTCCAGTCTTCCAGGCCAAAACACGCGAGGCCCCAGGGCATACAGCAACGCAGGCGTCAGCGTCGTGCAGACCAGCAGCCCCACCAACAAACAGATCCCGATGATCGGCCCGACGTAATGGAATTTCCCAAAGTCGGCGACCCACATCATCCACAGTCCAACGACCGTAGTTAGCGCGCTGCCCAACAACGCTCCCATCACCTTGGAGAGCGCTTGTTCGACGGCCAGCCCCCAGTCCAATTCGGCAGCTTCTTCGCGTAGCCGCGCGATTAAAAACAGGCAGTAATCAGTCCCGGCACCAAACAGGATCACAACGACAAAGATCTTCGACGTCGTGAAAACCTTTAACCCAATCCATTCCAATCCAGGTTGCTGGCCGGCGGACGCCAAGGCCGATACGAGCCCGGTGGCGCATGTCACTGCGACACCGATCGAGACCAACGGAACCGCCACCAGCGCGGGGGCACGGTAGACGACCGCCAGGATGATCATGATTAAGATCACCGTAAACCATTCGGTGTATTTGATCGCGTCCCTTGCTGCGATCAATGTCTCGCCGCCGATCGCCGCCGATCCGGAGATCTCGATTCGCAAGCCGGGTTCGGCCAGTGGCAACGAATATGCTCGCACCGAATCAATCAATTGGTCCAGCGACTCCATCAATTCGATATTGCCGGTCGCCAAAAACTCCGTTTCCAATCGAATCACGACCAACCGCAGATCGCGTTTGCTCAATCGCTTGCCGATCCGTTCGTCGTCCCACGACAGGATGTCCAGCATCGCGTCCAACGATTTGTCGCGGTCTTCGATTGGCGTCGCCGATTCGATCTCCGGATCCAACGCCAGGGCGATCTCCCGATCGCTTGCGGCGAGGTCGTGCTTGCCCAGCGAATCGTGCAGCCGGGCGCGGTCCCAATACGCGATCGCAACGCGCGGTTCGTACCACGGATCGGTGCCGGCGGAGATCGAATCTTCAAAGTATTCGTAGAACAGCGTGTCGAGTTCGATCGAGCGATCGAAGGCGTCCAACGCGTCGTCGACAAGTTCGCGAACGTGATCGTTGACCGGAGCCGTTTTGCCCGACCATCCATTCGCCAAGGCCCGGCGAACGTAGACGCATCCCAGGCGATGGCGCAGCCGACGCGAGAGATCCATCGCAACGTGTTGATCGCGTTTTCCGATCTTCTTCCCGTCGCGAGCGAACAGGATCATAAACTGGCTGCGCGGACGCTCGGTCGGAAACGCGGCGTCCAGAAGCTTGGTTCCCGCCACGCTGGCGGTCGTCGGCGGAAGGTGTTCGAAGTCGCCGTCGTAGGCGACTTGTTTCCAACTCGGAGCGGCCACGCGACTGACGATCACCGCAGCCAGCCACAGCAGCAGCACCCAACGCCAGTGGCGGATGACGAAATGCGACCAGCGTTGGCTGAGGTGGGGAAGGAGCGGAGGCATGATAGGCAGTCGGTGTGTGGGTTAGAGACCCGCGGGGCAGATGAGCACTTTCATCGCCTCGGGCTCTCCGGCATACAATCGCTCAAACCAAGCGGGGCCCTCTTCGAGCGTCGCTTTGGCGGTGATCAACGGTTCGACTTGGATCTGACCGGTTTCCAGCAACTTGATGCAGGCCGGGTATTCTCCGCTGGAGGCACAGCTGCCCAAGACGTTCAACTCGCGCGTGACAACCGACTGCAGCGGCAGCTCGATGTTCGGCGAGATGTTTCCGACCAGCGTGACGGTGCCCCCTTTGCGAACGCTGTCGATCGCTGTCTTGACCGTCGGCGTCGCCCCAACGACTTCGAGCGCGACGTCGGCGCCGCGGCCACCGGTCAGTTCCGCCACGCGGGCGACGACATCTTCTTTGGATGCGTCGATCGTCACGTCGGCTCCCAGCGTTTTGGCAACTTCCAATCGGTTGGCGTTCAGGTCGGTCGCGATCACTCGCGAGCAACCGGCCAGTTTGATCGCTTGGATCACCAGCAGACCGATCATCCCGCTGCCAACAACCACCGCGGTGTCGCCCAGGGAAACGGGCGTCCGCTCCGCCGCATGGACCGCGACGGAGATCGCTTCGATCAACGCGGCCTGTTCGAACGAGACAGCATCGGGCAATTCGTAAACGATGTGACGAGGAACCGCCACGTATTCGGCGAACGCACCGTACTGCCGATATTCGCCGCACGAGACGCCCAGCACGCGGCGGTTGTCGCACAGGTTCATCTCGCCGCGGCGGCAGAAGTGACACTTGCCGCACCAGACCATCGAATCGAAAGTCACTCGCGTGCCGGCGGGCAGATCGGTCACGCCGCTGCCGACCGAAGCGACGACGCCCGACGCTTCGTGCCCCATCACCAACGGCGGAATCCGCCGACCGGTGCTGCCGTCGTAGCCGTGGATGTCGCTGCCGCAAATGCCGCACGCCTTCACTTGAACCAAGACGTCGTCGGGGCCTAGTTCCGGAACGGGGATCTCCGCCAGTTCCAATTTTTTGTATTCGGTCAGCAGCATTGCTTTCATGGGGCCATCCATAATCAGAGATACGACGCGGAAATCCCGCTTCCTAGCGACGCAAGCTCGCCAGGAAAGTCGTCGATTTTAACGCTAAGCGCTGGGCGTGCGTAAGGTCCGGCCAATGAATTCCTCTGCGCCGACCGATTCGAGCAACCGCTGCTGGCCAAATCCCACCTCGATGATCGGCGTCCGGCCGACATAACGTTGGATCTCGCCGCGATTGGTCTTCATCGATTCGCAGCCTTCGCGGCCGACTTGGTTCAAGACGATCGCGATCGGATCGCGTCCCAGGCGGCTGCGGCAGACCTCGACACTCAGCAGCGTGTGGTTGACTACGCCCAGGCGGTTGGCCGCGACAAGAATCACGTCGGCTTCCAACTCTCCTGCCAGGTCGGCATTCAGAAAATCATCCGCCAGCGGCGACAGCAATCCGCCGGCTCCTTCGATCAAGACATGATCAAAGCCTTCGGTCCAGGGCGTCAGGCCGGAGAGGATTTGATCGACGTCGACCCGCTTTCCCTCGGCTTCAGCAGCTCGTGGAGGGGAGAGCGCCGCGGCAAATCGCTGCGGGCAAACGTGTTCCAGATCCAGAGGCTTGCCGGCGGCTTGCCAGAGAGCAACCGCATCGCCGCTGACCAGTTCATCCTGTTCCAACCAGCAGCCACTGGCGACCGGTTTATAGACGCCGACGGGGAGGCCACGCTGGCGAATCGCCGCAGCCAGCAGGCTGGAGACAAAAGTCTTGCCGACATCGGTGTCGGTCCCGGCGATAAACGTTAGCGATCCCAACGGTGGACTCCGGTGGAGCCGCGACGTGGTCGCGGCGTTCATTTCAGATGGCAACGGCTGCGAGCAGAGTCGCAGCACGACTTGTTGCACTACGCTTTAGCGTTGTACGCGAGCCGAACCGCCTTGAGCGAAGGCTTCGACTTCGGGCAGCTTGGCGTTGCTGATGTCGCCCGAGAACGTGGTCAACAGAGCTCCGTGAGCCCAGCCCAAGCGAAGCGCTTCTTCGTGTGGACGTCCGTCCAACAGGCCGTAGATCAGACCCGAAGCAAATCCGTCGCCGCCACCGATACGATCCAGAACGTCCAACTGGCACGTTGGTGCAACGTGCTTCTCGCCACCGATCCACAGAACCGCACCCCAATCGTGACGGTTGGTCGTGTGAACCTCACGCAGCGTGGTGGCGACCATCTTGATGTTCGGATACTTGGCGACGGTCTTCTCGATCATTTGGAAGAACGTTTCCGGATCCAGCTTCGAATCCTTCTTCTCTTCCACTTCGGGACCGCTGAAGCCCAAGCCCTTTTGCAGGTCTTCTTCGTTGCCGAACAGAACGTCGACGTTTTCGACGATCTTGGCGATCATCTCTTGACCCTTTTCCAGTCCGCCCAACTTGTTCCACAGCTTGGCGCGGTAGTTGAGGTCGAACGAGCAGATCGTTCCCTTGGCGCGAGCCGCCTTCATCGCTTCGATCACCAACTCGGAAGTCGACGCCGACAACGCGGCGAAGATGCCTCCGCTGTGGAACCACTTCACACCACCGCTGAACAGCTTGTCCCAATCGAAGTCGCCCGGCTTCAGCATCGCGCCCGCTTCGTTGGATCGGTTGTAGAAGACGACAGGAGCGCGGACGCCGCAGCCGCAATCGCTGTAGACGGTCGCGATGTTCGGGCCGTGAACGCCATCGTGCTCGAAATGCTTGTAGAACGGGCGAACTCCCGTTTCTTGGATGCGAGCTTGGACCAATTCGCCGATGCCGTAATTGACCATTGCGGTGCAGACGCCGGTGTTCAGGCCGAAGCAGTCCGACAGGTTGGCGGCACAGTTGTATTCGCCACCCGAAACGTGAACCTTAAATTCACGCGCCTTGCGGAATACGGTGGTCCCTGGATCCAAGCGATGGACGACGGCGCCCAGGGCCAGGAAATCCAAGTCGGCTTCGGATTTGATGTTTAAAACGCTCATAGTGTCTCCAAATTTGGTAAGGATGGTTTGTTTTGATTCGGGTCAGGGGAAGCGTGTGAATCGGGAACGATCGCTCCGATCATCCGCCACGCTAAAATCGCAGCGCATGCTTCCTGTGGCAACAGGCCGCCGCACCATTGATGGCATGTGGTGGACGAATCGGCTAGATGGTTACCGATGAAAATCCGCCGTCGACGACGATGTTTTGCCCCGTCACGAAGGACGAAGCTTTTGATGCGGCCAACCAAACAACGGCTCCCGCCAGTTCGTTTGCGTCACCGAAACGAGCCATCGGAGTGTGGCCGATGATCTGTCCACCACGCTCGGTGTAGCTGCCATCGTCGTTGAACAACAGTTTGCGGTTTTGGTCGGCCGGGAAAAAGCCGGGGCTGATCGCGTTGACGCGAACGCCACGCGTGGCCCATTCGCGAGCCAGGAACTGGGTGAGGTTGATCACAGCCGCTTTGGCCGCCGAATAGGCGACGACGCGCGACAATGGGATCATCCCAGCCATCGAAGCGATGTTGATGATGCTGCAGCCTTCACCGACGGCCAGCATCGATTCGCCAAAGACTTGGCTGGGCAGCAACACGCCGCCAACCAGGTTCAGGTCGAACACGCCCTGCCACGCCTCGTGCGGCAGCTTGCAGAAATCGCTCCCCGGCGGCAGCGTGGCGTCGGGGTGATTTCCGCCGGCGGCGTTGATCAGAATGGTGGGAGTTCCCAGTTGCTTGGCGATCGCGTCGCGGGCGGCTGTCAACGAATCACGGCAGAGCGCGTCGGCCGATTGAAACATCGCCGTTCCGCCAGCCGCTTCGATCTCGCGGACTCGAGCTTCACCGCGCTCGGCGCTGCGTCCCACAACCGCCACTTTGGCCCCTGCATCAGCCAACGCTTGGGCCATGCCGCCACCTAAGACGCCTGTTCCACCCACGACGACTGCGGTGGAACCAACCAAACTGAAGATCTCGGTGCTCATGAATTCCCTGGTTCAAATACAGATAGGCTGAATCGATCTAGAAGGGGTAAAGGTAATCGAAAACGAATGTTAATAATAGTGGAAGAGAGCATCGGCGGTTCTCGCAACACGCTCCCCCGGGGCTACAATGATCACTCCCGCCCAAACCCAACTGAAACTTCACACGACCTACCCCAGCACTTCATGCCATGCGAATCTCCGCTCTCGTTCTGCTTGTTGCCACCCTCGGCCTCGGATCGCTCCCCTGCCGCGCCCACGAAGGGCATGACCACGGACCGTCCGATGGCCCCGAAAACATCGACGCCACCGGGATCGTCTTCGACGATCAAAATGGCAATGGCCGCCGCGATCCGGGCGAACCGGGCCTGCCCGATGTCCGCGTCAGCAATGGCAAGGCGATCGTGAAGACCGACGCCGACGGTCGCTACCATCTGAAGATCAGCGACGATGCGATCATCTTTGTGATCAAGCCGCGCAACTGGATGACTCCGGTCAACAAACTGAACCTGCCGCAGTTCTTCTACATCCACAAACCCGCCGGTTCGCCAAAAACGAAATTTCCAGGCGTCGCGCCGACTGGGCCGCTTCCCAAATCGGTCGATTTCCCGTTGGTGAAGCGAGCCGAACCGAACCAGTTCCGGGCCCTGATGTTTGGCGATCCGCAGCCTCGCAACGTCAAAGAAGTCGAATACATCGCGCACGATGTGATCGAACAAGTGATCGCCGAAGAAGCCCATCAGGCGTCGTTTGGCGTCACGCTGGGAGACATCGTGTTCGACGATCTGGAGGTGATGAAGCCGTTTAACGAAGCGATCGCGCTGATCGGCATTCCCTGGTACAACGTGATCGGCAACCATGACATCAACTACGACGCGACCGACGACAAGACGAGTGACGAGACGTTTGAGCGACACTACGGTCCGTCCTATTACTCGTTCGATCACGGCCCGGTGCACTTCATGGTCCTAGACGACGTGATGTGGACTGTCGACACGCCGGGCAAACGAGGCAAATACACCGGCGGTCTGGGCGAGCGGCAGATGGAATTCATTCGCAACGACCTAGCCGGCATCCCGGCAGATCAATTGGTGGTGCTGATGATGCACATCCCGTTGGTTAGCGTCACCGATCGACAGGAACTGTATCAATTGATCCAGCAGCGGCCGTTTGCGGTATCGATCTCCGCCCACGCGCACTACATGGAGCATCACTTCATCGGAGAAGAAGATGGCTGGCAGGGGCCAAAAAAACATCACCATGTGATCAACGTGACCGTCTGCGGCAGCTGGTGGCGTGGTGCTCCCGATGAACGCGGACTGCCGCACACGACGATGAAAGATGGTGGCCCCAACGGCTATTCGATCATGACCTTCGACGGGCACAAGTATGATCTGGAGTTTCGCGCTGCGTCGCGAACAGCCCATCACCAGATGAACATCTACGCTCCCGAAGAGATCGAGATCGCCGCACTGCCAAGCGATGCCGACCAGTTGCCCAAGGTTGTGGTCAACGTCTTCAACGGTTCGGAACGAACCAAGTGCGAGTTCCGGATCGGCGACGACGACGCGTGGAAGCCGATGGAGCAGACGACGACCAAAGATCCCGCTTACGTCGCCGCCCTTGCCCTGGAAGAATCGCTGGAACAGAAAGCGTGGACCGGTTTGCCAGCAGCTCGCGACACGCCGCACATTTGGCAGGCGACGTTGCCCGTCGATCTGAAACCGGGAACGCACGCGATCGAAGTTCGCGCGACGATGCGATCGGGCAAACAGCATATCGCCAAGCGAATCATGCGCGTCCGCTAGTTGCCACCGCCACAAGTTTCCGGCGGTTGCTCCGCAGCCGCCGCTTCGACTCGCAGTTCAATCCCGCCGTACAGTCGATTGAACTCTTCCAGAAACTGTTCGGCAGGCCCAAGCGGCAACTTGATCGGCCCCATGCATCGTTCGCCGCGGTGGATCAATCCTTCAACCCGGACGCTCGTTCGTGGACTGCTCATCGTTTAAACCCAATCGTATCCGGTGATTTTGCGCAATCGATCTTCGTAGTTCCCAAGAAGTCCGCCGATCAATTCCCATCCATCGCGTTTACGGATCTCTAATTCGCCGTGCTTGTTCACTCGCAGCACCGACGTACTGGTGACTCCCGCCTTGCGAAGTTCTTCGGGATTAATTTCGCCATCGTTGATCACGTCCATCAACGTTTGGCCAGTCAATTCAATGAACGGCATAAGATCGCTTTGAGGAATGAAGCTTTTCAAATTACGCCAGCCGCCCCCAATCCAGGCGGCAGGTCGAGCCTAAGGCCGACGTCGGAAGTCTCGGTCGCTGGTGCGAACCCGAGGCGTCCGATCGGGCAGCAGATTATACGGTACAGCTGCCGCACCGTAATAGAGAAGTTTTCGCAGTGCTCCCCAGCCCGATACCGGCCCGAAGCGGAAAGTGATTGAATCAACCTCCCTTCGCAA from Rosistilla carotiformis includes the following:
- a CDS encoding calcineurin-like phosphoesterase C-terminal domain-containing protein — encoded protein: MRISALVLLVATLGLGSLPCRAHEGHDHGPSDGPENIDATGIVFDDQNGNGRRDPGEPGLPDVRVSNGKAIVKTDADGRYHLKISDDAIIFVIKPRNWMTPVNKLNLPQFFYIHKPAGSPKTKFPGVAPTGPLPKSVDFPLVKRAEPNQFRALMFGDPQPRNVKEVEYIAHDVIEQVIAEEAHQASFGVTLGDIVFDDLEVMKPFNEAIALIGIPWYNVIGNHDINYDATDDKTSDETFERHYGPSYYSFDHGPVHFMVLDDVMWTVDTPGKRGKYTGGLGERQMEFIRNDLAGIPADQLVVLMMHIPLVSVTDRQELYQLIQQRPFAVSISAHAHYMEHHFIGEEDGWQGPKKHHHVINVTVCGSWWRGAPDERGLPHTTMKDGGPNGYSIMTFDGHKYDLEFRAASRTAHHQMNIYAPEEIEIAALPSDADQLPKVVVNVFNGSERTKCEFRIGDDDAWKPMEQTTTKDPAYVAALALEESLEQKAWTGLPAARDTPHIWQATLPVDLKPGTHAIEVRATMRSGKQHIAKRIMRVR
- the bioD gene encoding dethiobiotin synthase encodes the protein MGSLTFIAGTDTDVGKTFVSSLLAAAIRQRGLPVGVYKPVASGCWLEQDELVSGDAVALWQAAGKPLDLEHVCPQRFAAALSPPRAAEAEGKRVDVDQILSGLTPWTEGFDHVLIEGAGGLLSPLADDFLNADLAGELEADVILVAANRLGVVNHTLLSVEVCRSRLGRDPIAIVLNQVGREGCESMKTNRGEIQRYVGRTPIIEVGFGQQRLLESVGAEEFIGRTLRTPSA
- a CDS encoding sugar kinase, which translates into the protein MSVLNIKSEADLDFLALGAVVHRLDPGTTVFRKAREFKVHVSGGEYNCAANLSDCFGLNTGVCTAMVNYGIGELVQARIQETGVRPFYKHFEHDGVHGPNIATVYSDCGCGVRAPVVFYNRSNEAGAMLKPGDFDWDKLFSGGVKWFHSGGIFAALSASTSELVIEAMKAARAKGTICSFDLNYRAKLWNKLGGLEKGQEMIAKIVENVDVLFGNEEDLQKGLGFSGPEVEEKKDSKLDPETFFQMIEKTVAKYPNIKMVATTLREVHTTNRHDWGAVLWIGGEKHVAPTCQLDVLDRIGGGDGFASGLIYGLLDGRPHEEALRLGWAHGALLTTFSGDISNAKLPEVEAFAQGGSARVQR
- a CDS encoding SDR family oxidoreductase; amino-acid sequence: MSTEIFSLVGSTAVVVGGTGVLGGGMAQALADAGAKVAVVGRSAERGEARVREIEAAGGTAMFQSADALCRDSLTAARDAIAKQLGTPTILINAAGGNHPDATLPPGSDFCKLPHEAWQGVFDLNLVGGVLLPSQVFGESMLAVGEGCSIINIASMAGMIPLSRVVAYSAAKAAVINLTQFLAREWATRGVRVNAISPGFFPADQNRKLLFNDDGSYTERGGQIIGHTPMARFGDANELAGAVVWLAASKASSFVTGQNIVVDGGFSSVTI
- a CDS encoding MMPL family transporter, producing the protein MPPLLPHLSQRWSHFVIRHWRWVLLLWLAAVIVSRVAAPSWKQVAYDGDFEHLPPTTASVAGTKLLDAAFPTERPRSQFMILFARDGKKIGKRDQHVAMDLSRRLRHRLGCVYVRRALANGWSGKTAPVNDHVRELVDDALDAFDRSIELDTLFYEYFEDSISAGTDPWYEPRVAIAYWDRARLHDSLGKHDLAASDREIALALDPEIESATPIEDRDKSLDAMLDILSWDDERIGKRLSKRDLRLVVIRLETEFLATGNIELMESLDQLIDSVRAYSLPLAEPGLRIEISGSAAIGGETLIAARDAIKYTEWFTVILIMIILAVVYRAPALVAVPLVSIGVAVTCATGLVSALASAGQQPGLEWIGLKVFTTSKIFVVVILFGAGTDYCLFLIARLREEAAELDWGLAVEQALSKVMGALLGSALTTVVGLWMMWVADFGKFHYVGPIIGICLLVGLLVCTTLTPALLYALGPRVFWPGRLERSEQQAVFWRFIALVVTQRPKWMLVGGIGLLTIPAIYGFQHEGDVSYDVTTQLNAEARSRQGVQTLSHSYSLGESNPIVLLLLHEHPVDPEVSRASLRDLVSAIYQVEGVRGIRYLEDPLGDNPPGKRKSVFAIESLVGWVLKQHRVSRRYFTSDEASYANRLIRLDVLVDEEPFGDAAAAVLDRVVERVDDLMSQFLIVVTPEIGGMEATDLAIGQIQDAIVRLEKTIPPPKQALEGVKSVDWQLSTSGMAWFDYDEGAEVAGRGEVLVTMNRGDGLVPFANRLKEALRNGDAELGIDPMPDVKTRFIASPVSDCELQVTGTAMSMEDLKHVTTRDTMRIKFFVVGAVLMILLMVVWRFGLSLYLIATVLLSYYATLGLTIAFFRTVYGDQFVGLDWKLPLFLFVILVAVGQDYNVYLVTRVLEEQKRGGRLAGLRRAIIRTGGIITSCGVVMAGTFFAMTASAWAPELMQWVGIGQAQDQPPIMLRGVVELGFALGLGVLVDTFYVRTILVPAYMAAFDQRNR
- a CDS encoding galactitol-1-phosphate 5-dehydrogenase: MKAMLLTEYKKLELAEIPVPELGPDDVLVQVKACGICGSDIHGYDGSTGRRIPPLVMGHEASGVVASVGSGVTDLPAGTRVTFDSMVWCGKCHFCRRGEMNLCDNRRVLGVSCGEYRQYGAFAEYVAVPRHIVYELPDAVSFEQAALIEAISVAVHAAERTPVSLGDTAVVVGSGMIGLLVIQAIKLAGCSRVIATDLNANRLEVAKTLGADVTIDASKEDVVARVAELTGGRGADVALEVVGATPTVKTAIDSVRKGGTVTLVGNISPNIELPLQSVVTRELNVLGSCASSGEYPACIKLLETGQIQVEPLITAKATLEEGPAWFERLYAGEPEAMKVLICPAGL
- a CDS encoding tetratricopeptide repeat protein — protein: MSTDDSGSTDFDTSVQRRQALEMSIRDAPADVAPYLELARIHRAIDKPAEAQKVLEKAVRVASDDPDVLWELEEAELARSLQRLKELKGLHNQHPTPDVTSDLERAQHEWAIRRAEVCRKRLLRDPSQTNLCIVMAEAMYEMGKFNEAIAALEPALEDPQECSKAFLVRGMCLQAINEPLAALTAFRGAALRRSLQPLPSVKLAALRHAADLASRLGLRATCKRYLRGILQLNPNDLVATQALARLEAKGAADFHEQETTDHVPSNR